CGGGCTCGGAGGGGCACCTTGATGGCGAGCCGCGCCGGCATCGCCGGAGCCGGTATCGCCGGAGAGGGAAGCGCCCCGCCCCGAGGGCCTGTGGGGCAGCAACGGTGCCTCCCTTCCGGGCTTTGGCGCCTCCGGTGGGAATGGCGCCGGACCGCGGCCCTGCTTGTCCTGGCCGCGCTCGTCCTGACCGGTTGCTGGGACCGGGTGGAGATCAACGACCGGGCCATTGTGCTGGGGATGGCCGTTGACCGGGACGAAGGCGGCCGCTTTCGGGTCACCCTCAGCGTTGCCGACCCGGCGCGCTTTCCCCGGCCGGGCCAGCAAGGGTCCAGCCAGGTGGGGCAAAAGCCGGTCATCTACATTCAGGGCTCGGGCCGGACCCTGGCCGACGCCCTGTCCCTGATCCAGGAGGTCGAACCTCGGCGCTTATACTACTCCCACCTCAAGGCGCTGCTCATCGGCGAAGAGGCGGCGAGCCGGGGCATCGGCCCGGTGCTGGACTTCTTGATGCGGGATGCCCAGCCACGCCTCGAGCTCATGGTGGCCGTTACGCCCGGCGAGGCGGGTCCCAAGTTCCTCCAGGCCACTCCGCCCCTGGAGTCCTTGCCGGCCGATGCCCTGAGGGAACTGATCCGGCTGCGCCTGGGCATCATGGTGCCCCTTCACCGGCTGGTGCGGGCCCTCTATGAGCCCGGGCAGGAACCCGTCCTGCCGCGGGTGGAACTGGCGCCGGCAACCAACGACGGGATGCCGGTGAAGGGTTGGCTTATCGACGGGGTTGGCGTCTTCAAGGGTGACCGGCTGGTGGGATGGCTGGACAACGCCACCACCCGTGGCCTGATGTGGCTGCGCGGGGAGATCCAGAGGGGGACCATCACCGTCTCCCTGCCGGGCGGGTCGGTCAGCCTGCGCCTGCTGCACGCGCGAACCCAGCTGCAGCCGGTGGTGGATGGGGACCGGGTGGTGATGCTGGTGCAGGTGGCGACCGAAGACGACCTGGTGGACAACCCCGCCGGTCTCGAGGTCTCCTCCCCTGCCGCCATTCGCCGGATCGAGGAACTGGCCGCCCGGGAGATCGTCCGGAGGGCAGAGGAGGCACGCATCGCCCTGCAGGATCGCCTGCGCACCGATGCCGCCGGTTTTGGTGCCATCCTGCGGCGGCGCAACCCCGCGGCCTGGGCTAGGCTGGGACCCCGGTGGGAAGAGGTTTTTCCCCGGGTGGAGGTGCGGTACCGGGTCCAGGTCAACGTGCGCCGGCCCGGGCTGACCACCGGCGCGCCTGCCCGTTCGCGTTGACCGTCACGGCGGGCCGGACGCCGCCCGGCCGGGCCCCGGTCGCGGCGATGGGCCGGCCGAGTCGGAACAACAGGGTTGGGGAGGAGATACGGTGCAGATCCTGTTGATGCTGGCCGTGGTGACCGTGATCCTCGGGATCGAACTGCCTCCCCTCCTGCGCCAGGGGTCGCGGCGCCTGGCCATGGTGTACCTGATCCTCATGGCCCTGGCGACGGGCATCGGCGTTCTCCAGGGGCTCCACTGGCGGGGGCCCACGCTCGTGGACCTGCTGAACGCCCTCTTCACACCGTGGCGGCTGTGGATGACGCCGGGTATGGGATGACCCAGGGCCGTCGCGGCAGTGGCCGCTCTTCCCCGCGGCGGCCGCCGGCGTCGGCGGGCGGCCCTTCAGCCCTAAAGTGCGAGGCGCCGCAGGCCCCCGGCAACACTACCGGTATGACCCCGTACGAGCCCCAGACAGAGCAGGTGTCCCCCTGGCAGCTCTTTGTGCTGCTCTTCTTCACCATTTCACCGACCACGGTCCTGGCGCTGCCGGCCCTGACCGGGCAATATGCCGGCCATGATGCGTGGCTGTCGGTGGCGCTGGGCACCCTGGCCGGGGTCGCTGTGGTCCAGTTGCACCTGGCCCTGGCCCAACGCTTTCCAGGCCGGGGATGGACGGACATCCACCGCCTGGTGCTGGGTCGCTGGCTGGGGGCGGTGGTCAACCTCCTGACCTGGGGCTGGGTCCTGTTGACCGCCGCCGTCATCGCCCGGGAATTCGGCGAGTTCGTCGTGGCCACGGTGCTTCCCCTGACACCCCTGGTGGTGATCCAGGGTACGGCCCTGGCCCTGGCCATGTGGGCCGCCCGGGACGGGCTGGAGGTGCTGGCCCGCGTGGCGGAGCTCCTCTTGCCGGTGATCGCGGCATCCTTCGTGTTCCTCCTGGTGTTGCTGCTGCCCAACATCGACGGGCGCGCCATCCTTCCCCTGCTGGAGAGCGGCTGGGGCAACCTGTTGCGCGGTGCGGTGCCGCCCCTGGCCTGGCTGGGGGAGACGGTGTTGTCCCTGGTCGTCCTTCCGTCCCTGGCCCACTGGGATGGCGCCCGGCGCGCCGGTTCGGCCGCGGTGCTGGTGGTGGGCACGCTTTTAACCCTCCTGACCCTGGGGACCATCCTGGTGCTGGGGGATACGGCCGCCCTCTTCACCTTTCCCCTGTTCGCCGCGACCCGCACCGTCAGCATCGCCGATTTCATCGAGCGGCTGGAACCCGTGCTGACCGCCGTCTGGGTGGGCGGGCTGGTGATCAAGATGGGCGTTTGGGTCTTTGCCGCCAGTGTCACCGGCGCGGGCGCCTTCGGGGTGGACGATTACCGCCCGCTGGTTACACCCATGACGGCCCTGGTGCTGGCGCTGTCCATCTGGCTTTTCCCCAGCAGCGTGGAGATGACCGACTTCCTGGCCCGCACCTGGCCCTTCCTGGCGCTGCTGTTTCAGGTGGTGGTACCTTCCGCCGTTCTGCTGCTCGCCCTGCTGCGCGGCTTGCCCGCCCGGGGTGGCGGATGGCCAGCCCCGGAACCGGCGGGCAGCCGGGCGCCTGGAGCGTCACCGCCCGGGCCCGCGGGACCCGGCGGCGCCCGGCCCGGCGGGCGTTAGGTGAGGGCGCCGGCCAGCTGTCGCGACCCCGGACGGCGCGCCGGCCGCCATGCCGGGTGCGGCGCGCGCCGGGCCGGTGGGTTGCCGCCCCCATCGCTGGTGCAGGTTTCCGGACGGGCCTGCCGGCCGGGTGCGGCGGGTCGATGGGGCGCCGTCTTCGCGGAGCCGATCCTGGGGACCAAGTGCGTCAGCGCGCCTGGCGGCGGCGGAGCACCTGAACCAGAGGATAGCCCAGAAGAAAGACGACCCCCGCTTCCCCGGCCCCGATCCACAGCACCCAGGGCAGGTAGGGTGTATGGGTCAGGTAGGCCAAATAACCGCCGACCAGGACGGCGTTGAACACCACGGGTGCCAGATAACCGGCCGGGTGGAAGGGGAAGCGGCGGGTGACCAGGGCGGCGACCAGGGTCACCAGGGAGCCTCCGACCACGTCCCAGAGGCCGAAGGGGCTCTGGAGATTGGCCAGGGCAACGCCGGCAAAAAGGCCCGGCACCGCCTCGGCCCAGATCATGGGCAGCAGGGTGAGGGCCTCGCTCACCCGGAACTGGATCTGCCCGAAGGAGATAGGCTGGAAGATCAGGGTGAGCACCACGTACAGGGCGGCGATCATGCCCGCTCGCAACCAGCGCCGAAGGTCCATGCCATGCGCTCCTCCCTCAGCCGTTATCGCTCGTCTCCCGGCCGTTGTCAGGCCGGGCCGGCGCGCTGCGCCGGGCCCGCCGTCCTTCCCGGAGCCCGGGCAACCGCCGGGCGGGCCGGGCTGGGCGGACCATCGCCGGCCCCGCGCCTGGCCGGGTCGGCCCCGGCGAACCCTGTCCCAGGCCGGGTCGCCCTGTGGCCAGGGTCCATGTTAGAATAACCGCGTGGCGGCGCGTAGCCCGGCGGTCCGCCACTTGCGCCCGTAGCTCAGGTGGAAGAGCGCTTCCGTCCTAAGGAAGGCGTCGGGGGTTCGAGTCCTCCCGGGCGCACCGTGCAGCGTCATGGCGGGCGCACCACGGGGCAGGGGCGGTGGCACCGGCCCGGCGACCGAACCGCCTGGACCGCGCACCGCCCCGCCCCGCCGGATCCCGGCCAGAGCCCGGCTGCTCTGGCCTTTTTCATCGCTTCTTTCGTCCCCGGCCGCGGCCTGAGGGCGCACCGCCGGCCGGCGCCTTGAAGCGGCGGGTGCGCGGGCGGCCTGGGCCAGCTCGGAGAGGGGGTGCCGCGGTGGCCGGCACCGTTCATCCGGACGAACCGGCCCAGGGCGCCACGGCCGCCGGGGGCGGCGCCCTGGCCGGCGACGACCCGGACCAGCGGTACATGGCCGAGGCCCTGGCCGAGGCCCGGCGTGCGCTGGCCCTCGGGGAGGTCCCCGTGGGAGCGGTAGCCGTCTACCAGGACGCCATCATCGCGCGCGGTCACAACCTGCGCGAGCGGCTGGGCGACCCCACTGCCCACGCGGAGATCCTGGTGCTGCGGAAAGCGGCTGCGCGCCTGGGGGGCTGGCGGCTGGAAGGGGTGACCCTGTACGTCACCCTGGAACCTTGCCCCATGTGCGCGGGGGCCATCGTCCTGGCGCGGGTGCCGCGGCTAGTCTATGGTGCCCCCGATCCCAAAGCCGGCGCGGCCGGCAGCTTGATGAACCTGGTGCAACATGATAGACTGAATCACCGAGTCGAGCTGCGTTCCGGTGTGCTGGCCGAGGCCAGCGCAGCTTTATTGCGCGGCTTCTTCCGCGGGCTGCGGGACCCGGGCCGCTTGCCCCGCGATCCCGGTGTGCTGCCCGACCCCGGAGGAACCGGCCCGGGCGCCTGAACCTACGGGTCGGATCGGCGGCGCGGGCGGCTTGCGGCGGTGGTGAACCGCCGTCGCCACCGGCCGGGGGTGGTCGGGGTGCGGGACACCGGAGCGTGGCCGGCGGGGTCCGCGGCGCTGTGCCTCCCAGGAGCGGCGAGGCCATGGGCCGGGTCGCAGGCAGCATGGAAGGGTGCCGGAGTGGTTGAACGGGGCGGTCTCGAAAACCGTTGTGGGCGCAAGCCCACCGTGGGTTCGAATCCCACCCCTTCCGCAGGATGCCGGCCCGGCCGCACCCGCGGTCCGGTTCCCGGACCGGCCCCGGCCCGCTGCTCGGATGGCCGGCTCGGATGGCCGGCGGCGGTCCGGCCCAGGTGAAAAAGCGAGCAGGACAACGACGGAGAACCGTCCACGGCGAGGAAGGGTGGCCGAGCGGTTTAAGGCACACGCCTGGAGAGCGTGTGTGGGCGCAAGCCCACCGTGGGTTCGAATCCCACCCCTTCCGCCCTTTTTGTCTTCAAGACTAGCGTTTCTTGCCTTTGGTTTTGGTTCTGTCCTTTATGCTTTGGCCGTGCTAGACGGGGAGGTAGCGGTGCCCTGTACCCGCAATCCGCTATAGCGGGGTCGAATTCCCGTCCGAGGCCCTCGCGGTCGGGGCCAGCACCGGACACGGGGTGTTGAAGGCCGGGTCCCGCGCAACGTGGACTCGTGAACCCCGCCAGGCCCGGAAGGGAGCAACGGTAAGCGAGCCACCGCGTGTGCCGCGGGGTAGCCGGGCCGGAGCCCACGGTTCGGCCAGCGCCCGGGTGCGGGTGTCGACGACGGGTGCACGGCCAGCCTTTGCGGGAGGGCGACGGCGGAACCGCTACCGCCGCCGCCCTTTCTTCTTGGCAGGGGGGTTTTTGTTGAGCCAGCCCTACCAGGCCCTCTACCGCAGCTGGCGGCCCCAGCGCTTCGACGGTGTGGTGGGGCAGGAGCATGTCATCCGGACCCTGGCCAACGCCCTGCGCACCGGCCGTGTGGCCCACGCGTACCTCTTCGCCGGGCCGCGCGGCACCGGCAAGACCTCCGTCGCCAAGCTCCTGGCCAAGGCGGTGAACTGCCAGTCCCCCGAAGGCGTTGAGCCCTGCAACCGCTGCGACCTCTGCCGGGAGATCAACGACGGCTCCACCATGGACGTGCTGGAGATCGATGCCGCCTCCAACCGCGGCATCGACGAGATCCGCGAGCTGCGGGAGCGGGTGCGCTACGCGCCGGCCCGCGGGCGGTACAAGGTGTACATCATCGACGAGGTCCACATGCTGACCACCGAGGCGTTCAACGCCTTGCTGAAGACCCTGGAAGAGCCGCCGGCCCATGCCCTGTTCATCCTGGCCACCACCGAGCCCCACCGGCTGCCGGCCACCATCATCTCCCGCTGCCAGCGCTTCGACTTCCACCGGCTGAGCCCCGAGCAGATCGTGCAGCGGCTGGAGGCGGTCTGCACCGCCATGGGCGTTGAGGCGGAACCAGAAGCGCTGCGCCTGCTGGCCCGGCTGGCCGAAGGCGGCCTGCGGGACGCCTTGAGCCTGCTGGACCAGTGCCTGGCCATGGGCGGTGACCGGCTGGAGGTAGCCGTGGTGGCCGAGCTTCTGGGGCTCGCCCCGGGGGAAGGCATCCTGGCCCTGACCCGCGCGGTGGTGGAAGGCGACATGGGCGCCGGCCTGCGGGCGGTGGCCGACCTCGCGGCCCAGGGCGTCGACCTGGCCCAGGCCCTGCGGGACTGGGTGGCCTGCTGGCGCGACCTGCTGGCCCTCCGCTCCGGCCTGGACAGCCGGAACCTGCTCTATGCCGGGGAAGACCTGGCGGCCCGCCTGGAGCCCCTGGCCCGGGGCCTGGACGACGCCACGGCGCTGGCCTGTTTTGATGCCCTGGCCGAAGGGGAGGCGCTGCTGCGCTGGAGCGGCCAGCCCCGCCTGGCCCTGGAGGCCGCGCTGATCCGGGCGGTGGGGGAGCGGCTGGCCCGGGCTCCCGGCGGTGCCGCAGGCACGGCGGCGCCGGCGGCCGG
This is a stretch of genomic DNA from Thermaerobacter sp. PB12/4term. It encodes these proteins:
- a CDS encoding Ger(x)C family spore germination protein; its protein translation is MASRAGIAGAGIAGEGSAPPRGPVGQQRCLPSGLWRLRWEWRRTAALLVLAALVLTGCWDRVEINDRAIVLGMAVDRDEGGRFRVTLSVADPARFPRPGQQGSSQVGQKPVIYIQGSGRTLADALSLIQEVEPRRLYYSHLKALLIGEEAASRGIGPVLDFLMRDAQPRLELMVAVTPGEAGPKFLQATPPLESLPADALRELIRLRLGIMVPLHRLVRALYEPGQEPVLPRVELAPATNDGMPVKGWLIDGVGVFKGDRLVGWLDNATTRGLMWLRGEIQRGTITVSLPGGSVSLRLLHARTQLQPVVDGDRVVMLVQVATEDDLVDNPAGLEVSSPAAIRRIEELAAREIVRRAEEARIALQDRLRTDAAGFGAILRRRNPAAWARLGPRWEEVFPRVEVRYRVQVNVRRPGLTTGAPARSR
- a CDS encoding endospore germination permease; this encodes MTPYEPQTEQVSPWQLFVLLFFTISPTTVLALPALTGQYAGHDAWLSVALGTLAGVAVVQLHLALAQRFPGRGWTDIHRLVLGRWLGAVVNLLTWGWVLLTAAVIAREFGEFVVATVLPLTPLVVIQGTALALAMWAARDGLEVLARVAELLLPVIAASFVFLLVLLLPNIDGRAILPLLESGWGNLLRGAVPPLAWLGETVLSLVVLPSLAHWDGARRAGSAAVLVVGTLLTLLTLGTILVLGDTAALFTFPLFAATRTVSIADFIERLEPVLTAVWVGGLVIKMGVWVFAASVTGAGAFGVDDYRPLVTPMTALVLALSIWLFPSSVEMTDFLARTWPFLALLFQVVVPSAVLLLALLRGLPARGGGWPAPEPAGSRAPGASPPGPAGPGGARPGGR
- a CDS encoding QueT transporter family protein, which codes for MDLRRWLRAGMIAALYVVLTLIFQPISFGQIQFRVSEALTLLPMIWAEAVPGLFAGVALANLQSPFGLWDVVGGSLVTLVAALVTRRFPFHPAGYLAPVVFNAVLVGGYLAYLTHTPYLPWVLWIGAGEAGVVFLLGYPLVQVLRRRQAR
- the tadA gene encoding tRNA adenosine(34) deaminase TadA yields the protein MAGTVHPDEPAQGATAAGGGALAGDDPDQRYMAEALAEARRALALGEVPVGAVAVYQDAIIARGHNLRERLGDPTAHAEILVLRKAAARLGGWRLEGVTLYVTLEPCPMCAGAIVLARVPRLVYGAPDPKAGAAGSLMNLVQHDRLNHRVELRSGVLAEASAALLRGFFRGLRDPGRLPRDPGVLPDPGGTGPGA